Proteins encoded in a region of the Rhodopirellula halodulae genome:
- a CDS encoding DNA polymerase Y family protein, producing MPIAQAVDLTSSQATSPGQPKHHVTKPTSNHASDTTNARAATAEHATIDEHNRVADRRALHSLATELQHHLCPQIATETLDRFKWSGRFRHDPEALVAEIQSVTHLFGNETDLLAAAASILQRRGLRARLAIASTLGAAWALANHAPSHSRKPDVSDQNAPSFDFFVAPPERTHEALQTLPPSALRLNPTDVETLHRLGIDTVGSLLRLPRNGLATRIGHGLCQRIAQALGEIDEPILAIDLPTEHAAELELEYPTDAVDLLRDRIIRLIDSATQNLRPLNRGVLRLRCQVEFTESPPVTLESGLFSPTLDLNHLSNLMIGAFESHHIASKVSHLRIGVLQDAPLASTQPSIFGPGFENDAQTDWTRQTDVARLIDSLSGRLGEDAVRGVRINRDPLPENAVTEFPLTQSRGRKLATARPKRNRSKPRSGNQPPDSPLPRTGHRAGVPTATDAGRRPLQLHTSPQRITPLSHGKEPVPENQFPPRFRFRGRVWDVRQHWGPERIETRWWQGPMIRRDYFRVELQDGTRWWIFRDLNQPADWQLHGWFD from the coding sequence ATGCCGATCGCACAAGCCGTCGATCTGACCAGCTCACAAGCCACGTCGCCTGGTCAACCAAAACACCATGTTACAAAGCCGACCAGCAACCACGCGTCAGACACAACCAACGCACGTGCTGCCACTGCCGAACACGCTACGATCGACGAACACAACCGAGTGGCCGACCGACGGGCGTTGCATTCGCTCGCCACCGAACTGCAACATCACCTCTGCCCACAAATCGCGACCGAAACGTTGGACCGTTTCAAATGGTCAGGTCGTTTTCGCCATGATCCCGAAGCCTTGGTTGCGGAGATTCAAAGCGTCACGCATCTGTTCGGCAACGAAACCGATCTTTTGGCCGCCGCGGCCAGCATCCTTCAACGACGTGGACTGCGGGCACGACTGGCCATTGCCAGCACACTAGGAGCCGCGTGGGCACTGGCCAATCATGCCCCTTCGCATTCTCGCAAACCGGACGTGTCCGATCAAAACGCCCCTTCGTTCGACTTCTTCGTGGCACCACCGGAACGCACCCACGAAGCATTGCAAACGCTGCCGCCCTCGGCGTTGCGTTTGAATCCCACCGACGTGGAAACACTGCATCGATTGGGAATCGATACCGTTGGTTCACTGCTGCGATTACCACGCAACGGATTGGCGACCCGCATCGGTCATGGACTGTGCCAACGAATCGCTCAAGCACTGGGGGAGATCGACGAACCCATCTTGGCAATCGACTTGCCGACCGAGCACGCGGCTGAACTGGAACTGGAATATCCCACCGACGCGGTCGACCTCCTTCGAGATCGCATCATTCGGCTGATTGATTCCGCCACGCAAAACCTGCGTCCACTCAACCGCGGCGTTTTGCGTTTGCGATGCCAAGTCGAGTTCACGGAATCACCGCCGGTGACTTTGGAATCGGGATTGTTCTCGCCCACGTTGGATCTGAATCACCTCAGCAACTTGATGATCGGAGCTTTTGAATCTCACCACATTGCATCCAAAGTTTCGCATCTTCGAATCGGTGTCTTGCAAGACGCTCCGTTGGCGAGCACGCAACCTTCCATCTTCGGTCCCGGTTTCGAAAACGATGCCCAAACCGATTGGACGCGGCAAACCGACGTCGCGAGATTGATCGATTCGTTGAGCGGGCGTCTGGGCGAGGACGCTGTGCGTGGTGTTCGCATCAACCGTGACCCGCTGCCTGAAAATGCGGTGACGGAATTCCCGCTGACACAATCCCGCGGTCGCAAACTGGCAACCGCTCGGCCCAAACGAAACCGTTCCAAACCACGTTCGGGAAATCAGCCACCGGATTCACCTCTTCCGCGAACCGGGCATCGTGCGGGTGTGCCCACCGCAACGGATGCCGGCCGCCGCCCGCTGCAATTGCACACATCGCCCCAACGAATCACGCCCCTGAGTCACGGCAAAGAGCCGGTTCCCGAAAACCAATTCCCACCGCGATTCCGATTCCGCGGTCGCGTTTGGGACGTGCGTCAACACTGGGGCCCGGAACGGATCGAAACGCGGTGGTGGCAGGGCCCCATGATCCGCCGAGATTACTTTCGGGTGGAGCTTCAAGACGGGACGCGGTGGTGGATTTTTCGCGACTTGAACCAACCTGCGGATTGGCAACTTCACGGTTGGTTCGATTGA